CCGCATCGCCGAACAGCGGGGCATAGACTCCGGCGAGCACATCGCCAGCGCGCGCGCGCATCGACTCGGCTTGTGTCTGCGAGGCACCGCCACCGTGGCGGCGATAGGTCATCAGTTCTTCATCGAGCCGCGCGATCCCGCCATAGGCGCTGATCCGGTGGTACAGGTCGAAATCCTCGGCATAGACCAACTCGGGGCGCTGGAACGGATCGAGCCGGCGCGCCGTATCGGCGCGCATCATGACCGAGGACCAGACTAGCGGGTTTTCGATCCGCAGCAGCCACTCGATCACCGGCGGAGTCGATAGCGGCGCGAGCGAGGAGGGCAGGATCGCGCCGTCGGACAGGACATTGGCGGCGGTGCCGACGAGCACGATTTTGGAATGCGCGTCGAGATAGGCGACCTGCCGCGCGAAGCGATCGGGATGGCACAGATCGTCATGGTCGAGTGCGGCGATGTAACGCCCGCGCGCCTCGGCAAAGGCGGCGTTGCGGGTCAGCACGACGCGCCGGTTGACGGGCGATCGGATCACGCGGATGCGCGGATCGGCGAACGCCTCGATTACCGCGACGGTATCGTCGGTCGAACAATCGTCGACCACGATCAGTTCGAAGTCGCCGAAGCTCTGCGCTTGCAGCGACGCGATCGTCTCGCCGACCAGCGCGGCGCCGTTATAGGTCGCCATCAGGACGCTGATTGTGGGGACGCTCATGCGACCGCGCGCGCTGCGTCGCCCAGCACTTGATCGACGATCATCGCACCGACATCGTTCTGCCATTGCCACAGCCCATTAGCTTGGCCCGAGAAGCTCGCTTCGCCGCCAAGCTTGCCCCACGGCACGAAGCCGGCGGCAAGACCGATGCCGTACAGGCCCGGGATTGCCGCGCCGCTTGCGTCCATGATGCGGCAATGCCGATCGACCATCGCCCCGCCATTCTGCGCCGCGAGCGGAATCATGCGGCCATCGCTCTCATGAACCGGCAGCGCACGCGGGCGATACCCGAGTGCCGCGATAACGAGGTCGGCGTCGGCCAGATGCGTGCGCGCGACGGCATCTTCATCGCCGGTCACTTGATGCACGTTCAGCCGCGGATCGGGCACGCGGCCATCGACGCGCAGTTGGCGCAGCACGAGATCGCGCGCCTCTAGCCGGAAGCCTGCCAAACGATAGACGAAGCCGCTGACCGGGCAGATGTCGTCGGGCCCGAAATCGGTGAAGCCCTCGGCCAGCGCCGCCTCCGGCGTGGGGTAGAAGGGCCGGAGCGGACGGCGATGCAGTAGCGTGATCGCGCCTGCCCCCAGCGGGATCGCCTGCGTCTTGAGCAGCAGCACGATCGTCGCGATCGCGCTGGTCGATCCGCCGATCACGACGATCTTCGGGTTGCGCTTGGTCGAGAGCAGATCGACGATCCTTTGCGGTCCGCCGACGGCGAGGGCCTCGTCGGATTGCATCAGCCGGTCGCCCACTTCCTGCACCAGCGAGACGCCCCCGACGCGCTGTGCGGCGAGCCGGTCAATCGGCTGGTGGCCACCGGTGGCGATCAGCACGGCGCTGGAAAGCTGGTCAAACTCATGGCCGTCGGCGCGGCGGCGCATCCGGCTCGACCACAGACCGCCGTTGGTGCGCGTGGTGTGGAGCACTTCATGCCCGGTCAGCACCGTACCGCCATTTTGCGAGACGAGCGCGTGGAGCCGCTCCCCCGTCGCGCGGACGAACGGTCCTGCTTCGACCAAAGGTACACCGAGCGCGCCGACATAATGGCCGACAGCGCGGCCGGTGGGGTGATCGGCCAGCGCCGCCAGTTCGGCATGGGGATTGTCCTTCACCGCGCTCAGGAAGGTCTCGGCGGTGGAGTCGGAGGTAATGGCATAACGCCCGATCCGCCCCTCGCCGAGCGAATCATCGCGTTCGGCGATGACCAGGCCCGACGCGGCGAGTTCGGCCAGTCGCCCGCGCTTGCTCGCGGCGGTGAGCATTGCGGTGCCGGCCGGCCCCCCGCCCACGACCAACAGCGATGCGATCGGGTTGGCGCGCGGGCGGGCGGGGACGCGCGCTTCGGCGGCGAGGATGCGGTTGAAGGCGATGGCGATCACCGCGACGTCGGCAACGCTCATCGCATCGGTGATCGGCAGCGACAGCGACCGCCCGGCCACGGCATCGGCGACCGGCGTCGGCAGGATCGTCGCGGTGCGGCGGAACAGCGGTTGTTCGCCCAGATGCGGACTGAAATAGCGGCCTGACCCAATCCCGTCCGCCTCCAGCGCCGCGCCAATCGCATCGCGGCGGTGGGCGAGACTTTCGGGCAGCAGCACGGGCATGAACTGGCTCGCGCGACGCTGGCCCTGTCCCGCCTGGAACGAAACGCCCTGGAGTTCAGCGCGGTAGGCCGCTTCGAGCGCGGCGCGGTGGTCGCACACCGCATCAATCTGGGTAAGCTTCGCGCGTGCCATCACCGCGATGACTTCGGGCAGTTTGGCGTTGATTCCGGGCAGCGTGGCGCTGCGTCCCGCCTCGAACCCGAAATTGGTCATCGCGCGCAGCCGGTCGATCAGCCGCGTGTCGCCCGAATGGATCAGCCCGCCCTCGGCAACCGCGAAGGTTTTGGTGGCGTGCATCGAATAGACGGTGGCGAAAGGCGCACCGGTGCCGAACCCGGCGCCCCCGTCATCGAGCGTGCCAAGCGAGGCGGCGGCGTCGATCACCACGCCGACGGCATGTTCGCGTTGCAGCCAGGCATAGCGGTCGAGATCGATCGCGGTGCCGAAGGTGGCGTAGGGCAGCATGACCGCGATCCGGTCGCCATAGTCGCGCAGCAAGCGTTCCTCGGCGGCCGCGCTCGCGGTCCAATCGGTGGGGTCGATGTCACAAATCAAAGGGGTGAGGCCCGCCCACAGCGCCGCTTGCGCGGTCGCCGCGAAGGTGAGTGCCGGCATCAGCGCGAAGCGGCCCGTGACCTGCTCGCCCGCCGCCTCGCGGATTGCGATCATCAGGCCGAGCGTCGCGTTGCTGACCGAAAGACACGCGCCTTGCCCGCCGAACAGCTTCGCGGTTGCCTCCGCCTCGAACGCGCGGACCTCCGGGCCGTTGTTGCTGAAGATGCCCGAGTCCTCGACGCGGCGCAGCGCCTCGACCTGTTGGCTCAGGCGGGGAGGATTGGGGGCGATCAAGGGATAGCGCATAACGTGGCAGAGCCTGATTGAGGATCAACCCGCGCGTTCTGCTCCGCTGGCCCCTAAAATCCGGTTACACATGCTATATCCGTTGCAATACACTACCTTTCGGTTGCGCCGATACCCCGGTGCAGGGTATCCGGGTACATACAGGGAGACGCGCGATGGCGACCGAATTTACGCTCAACGGGGCTGCCGCCCGGTTCGACGGAGACCCCGACACGCCCTTGCTGTGGGTGCTCCGCGATCATTTGCAGCTGACCGGCACCAAATATGGCTGCGGCATCGCGCAATGCGGCGCGTGCACGGTGCATCTCGACGGCAAGAACCGCCGATCCTGTGTGACGCCAATCGCGAGCGTTGCCGGGCGCAGCGTCACAACGATCGAGGGCGCGACGGGCAAGACCGCCGAGGCGGTGAAGGCCGCCTGGGTCGCGATCGACGTGCCGCAATGCGGCTTCTGCCAATCGGGTCAGGTAATGTCGGCGATCGGATTGCTGGCGGCCAAGCCCAGCCCGACCGACGCCGATATCGACCACGGCATGGCGGGCAACATCTGCCGCTGCGCGACCTATGTGCGCATTCGCCAGGCGATCAAGGATGCCGCCCAAAACGTCAAAGCGTCGGTGGAGACAGCGGCATGAACGCGCCCACCAAAATTCCCGTGGCCAGCCGTCGCGATTTCCTCGCTGGTTCGGGCTTCGTCATCGGGCTCGCTTTGCCGATGGGCAAGGCGGCGGCCAAGGCGGCTCCGGGCGGGGAGGTAACGCCGTTCGCCCCCAACGCCTTCGTGCGGATTGCGAGCGACAACACCGTCACCGTGATCGTCAAGCATGTCGAATTCGGCCAGGGTCCGGCGACCGGCCTGTCGACGATCGTCGCGGACGAACTCGATGCCGATTGGGACCAGATGCGCATCGCCTTCGCCCCCGCCAACGATCCGCTGTACAAGAACCTCGCGTTCGGCACGATGGGCACCGGCGGATCGACCGCGATGTCCAATAGCTGGATGCAGATGCGCAACGCCGGGGCTTCAGCACGCGCAATGCTGGTCGCCGCTGCCGCCAAGACCTGGGGCGTTCCCGCCGCCGAGGTTAAGGTGGCCAAGGGCGTCGTCAGCCACGGCGCAAAGAAGGCGAGCTTCGGCGAGCTCGCCGCGACGGCCGCGACGATGCCGGTGCCCGAAAAGCCGACGCTCAAGACGCCCGCGCAATGGACGCTGATCGGTCGGGATACGCCCAAGCTCGACAGTCTGGTCAAGACCAACGGCACCGCGCAATTCACGATGGATGTGCAGCGGCCCGGCATGGTGGTCAGCGTGATCGAGCACGCGCCAGCGTTCGGCGGCACGGTCGCTAAGGTCGACGATGCCGCAGCGCTCGCCATCCCGGGCGTGGTCGCGGTCAAGACGATCCCGCAGGGCGTCGTCGTCTACGCCAAGGATACCTTCGCGGCGATGAAGGGCCGCGCGGCGCTGAAAGTCGATTGGGATCTGTCGAAGGCGGAAACGCGATCGACCGACACGATGGTCAAGCAATATGTCGCCGCGGCGGCGACGCCGGGAGTCGAGTGCGAGGCCGAGGGTAATGTCGCGACAGCACTTGCTGCCGCCGCCAAGCGGATCGAGGCGACCTATGTCTTCCCGTTCCTGGCGCATGCGCCGATGGAGACGATGGACGCCGTAATCGAACCCAGAGCGGGCGGCGCGGATTTCTACGCCGGCAGTCAATTTCAGGTCGGCGATACGACGGCGGTGTCCAAGGTGCTCGGCGTTCCGTTCGAAGGCATGACGCTGCACGAACAATATGCCGGCGGCAGCTTCGGGCGGCGCGCGACGCCCGACATGGGCAATGCGGTCGAAGCGGCGATGGCGACCA
Above is a genomic segment from Sphingomonas sp. HMP6 containing:
- a CDS encoding glycosyltransferase family 2 protein, with amino-acid sequence MSVPTISVLMATYNGAALVGETIASLQAQSFGDFELIVVDDCSTDDTVAVIEAFADPRIRVIRSPVNRRVVLTRNAAFAEARGRYIAALDHDDLCHPDRFARQVAYLDAHSKIVLVGTAANVLSDGAILPSSLAPLSTPPVIEWLLRIENPLVWSSVMMRADTARRLDPFQRPELVYAEDFDLYHRISAYGGIARLDEELMTYRRHGGGASQTQAESMRARAGDVLAGVYAPLFGDAAAETAHLIVRHVMSQQPVPDRATLAAVGEALVRLQDDFLELHRPDPESRSLIRWETARRWARIGRAGLRTGALKLGDATSVRPAHLGLGYAGIEELILSRLVGSVRAAQRRLGKRDAA
- a CDS encoding DegT/DnrJ/EryC1/StrS family aminotransferase, which encodes MRYPLIAPNPPRLSQQVEALRRVEDSGIFSNNGPEVRAFEAEATAKLFGGQGACLSVSNATLGLMIAIREAAGEQVTGRFALMPALTFAATAQAALWAGLTPLICDIDPTDWTASAAAEERLLRDYGDRIAVMLPYATFGTAIDLDRYAWLQREHAVGVVIDAAASLGTLDDGGAGFGTGAPFATVYSMHATKTFAVAEGGLIHSGDTRLIDRLRAMTNFGFEAGRSATLPGINAKLPEVIAVMARAKLTQIDAVCDHRAALEAAYRAELQGVSFQAGQGQRRASQFMPVLLPESLAHRRDAIGAALEADGIGSGRYFSPHLGEQPLFRRTATILPTPVADAVAGRSLSLPITDAMSVADVAVIAIAFNRILAAEARVPARPRANPIASLLVVGGGPAGTAMLTAASKRGRLAELAASGLVIAERDDSLGEGRIGRYAITSDSTAETFLSAVKDNPHAELAALADHPTGRAVGHYVGALGVPLVEAGPFVRATGERLHALVSQNGGTVLTGHEVLHTTRTNGGLWSSRMRRRADGHEFDQLSSAVLIATGGHQPIDRLAAQRVGGVSLVQEVGDRLMQSDEALAVGGPQRIVDLLSTKRNPKIVVIGGSTSAIATIVLLLKTQAIPLGAGAITLLHRRPLRPFYPTPEAALAEGFTDFGPDDICPVSGFVYRLAGFRLEARDLVLRQLRVDGRVPDPRLNVHQVTGDEDAVARTHLADADLVIAALGYRPRALPVHESDGRMIPLAAQNGGAMVDRHCRIMDASGAAIPGLYGIGLAAGFVPWGKLGGEASFSGQANGLWQWQNDVGAMIVDQVLGDAARAVA
- a CDS encoding (2Fe-2S)-binding protein, translated to MATEFTLNGAAARFDGDPDTPLLWVLRDHLQLTGTKYGCGIAQCGACTVHLDGKNRRSCVTPIASVAGRSVTTIEGATGKTAEAVKAAWVAIDVPQCGFCQSGQVMSAIGLLAAKPSPTDADIDHGMAGNICRCATYVRIRQAIKDAAQNVKASVETAA
- a CDS encoding xanthine dehydrogenase family protein molybdopterin-binding subunit, which encodes MNAPTKIPVASRRDFLAGSGFVIGLALPMGKAAAKAAPGGEVTPFAPNAFVRIASDNTVTVIVKHVEFGQGPATGLSTIVADELDADWDQMRIAFAPANDPLYKNLAFGTMGTGGSTAMSNSWMQMRNAGASARAMLVAAAAKTWGVPAAEVKVAKGVVSHGAKKASFGELAATAATMPVPEKPTLKTPAQWTLIGRDTPKLDSLVKTNGTAQFTMDVQRPGMVVSVIEHAPAFGGTVAKVDDAAALAIPGVVAVKTIPQGVVVYAKDTFAAMKGRAALKVDWDLSKAETRSTDTMVKQYVAAAATPGVECEAEGNVATALAAAAKRIEATYVFPFLAHAPMETMDAVIEPRAGGADFYAGSQFQVGDTTAVSKVLGVPFEGMTLHEQYAGGSFGRRATPDMGNAVEAAMATKAFGGTTPVKHVWTRENDIRGGRYRPLIVHTIKGGVDAKGKIVGLDAVVAGQSFMRGTGFFNPSAKFDEAMVEGLTGSAYAFPAIRVGANELKNGVPTLWWRSVGNTHTAYVMETFLDRLFELGKQDPITGRIAIMKDDRAKAVLKRVAELAGGLSAKSGRARGVAFHKSFGSYVAQIAEVSVGADKLPRVHKVWAAVDCGVPINPNVIRAQIEGGVGFGLGHALYAEITLGEGGVVQQSNFDTYRSLRMGEMPAVEVAIINSTANPTGIGEPGLPPIAPAVANAWRKLTGKVVTRLPFAHSENA